The Paucidesulfovibrio gracilis DSM 16080 sequence ATCGACCCTGGTGGTACGCATGGGCGAGACCTCGGCCTTTTGCCGCGACCAGGGCGAGCTTCGGGGAATATCGCTGCTCCCGGGCGGGGAATTGTCTGTCTCACGAGCCGCGCTTCCCGGCGATGCACAACAGGCGGCTGCCCAGGCTCTGGATCTTGCAGAGCAGCCTTCCGCGGACCATACCGCCCTGTTGGTCGACACGGTGGTGCCTGACCTTTCCGAGGGAGTCTGGTTCGCCGCCGAATCCGACGATCAAGGCTTCAGCGCCCGGCTGACATCGGGCGGTTTCCTGGTCTGGCCCATTTTGTTCGCCGGCGCCGCCGGACTGCTTATCGGGCTGGAACGCCTCTGGTTGCTGCTTCGGGTGCGGCGGACCTCCTCCCAGACGCTTGCCCGGCTTGAGGAACTGCTGCTTTCGGGCAAGGCCGAGGAGTGCCGCGCCCTGTGCCGTGAATCGCGGGACTCTCCCGCCTGTCGCGTCATGGAAGCGGGGCTGGACCATGCCGGTGCGCCCAAGGACGTGCTGGAAAACGTCTTTCATGACGCCATACTCAAGGAAGTTCCCCGGTTGGAGCGCTTTCTGCCCACCCTGTCCGTGCTCGGCGCCGTGGCGCCGCTTCTGGGGCTGCTCGGCACGGTCACGGGCATGATCAACACCTTCGGCATGATGACCCTGTTCGGCAACAGCGATCCCAAACTCATGTCCGGCGGCATTTCCGAAGCGCTGATCACCACGCAGCTCGGCCTTGGCGTGGCCATTCCCATTCTGCTGCTGCATCATTTTCTGGAACGCCGGGTGGACCGCATCGTGGGAGACATGGAGGAAAAGAGCGTGGCCTTCAGCGTCACGCTCCTGCACCGGGAGCCTCGACCGTGAACGGCCTTGCCGAGCACGCCATGGAACAGGCCATGCGCCTGGCCGCCTACGTGGAATCCGGCGGAGCCATGATCTGGCCCTTGCTGGCCCTTTCGGTCTGGGCCTGGACCCTGGTCCTGTGCAAGGCGCGCCAACTGGCCCGCTGGCGGCGGAGCGAACGGCCCGGCGAGGACGTCATCGCCGCACTGCTGCGCCAGCACTCCAAATCCGACTGCCCCACTTCGGACTCCCGGACCGCCTCCCCGGAAGAACGCTGGCAGGAGACGTTGACCCGGCAATACCTGGCACGACGCACCGGCGACACCGGACTGGATGAACGTCTGCTGCACAGGTTGGCCCACGGATTTCAGGACGAGGCGCGACGCGGCACCGGAACGATCCTGACCTTTGCGGCCGTGGCCCCGCTCCTGGGCCTGCTCGGTACGGTCACGGGCATGATCGAGGCCTTCGACGCCCTGGCCGCCTGGGGTTCGGCCAATCCACGCGCTCTGTCCGGCGGCATTTCCGAAGCCCTGATCAGCACCCAGACCGGACTATTGGTGGCCATCCCCGTGCTCTTTGCCGGACAATTTCTGCGACGCCGCGCCCAAACCTTTGCCAACAGGGTGGACCGCTTTTGCGCGGCCCTGGCCGGTGCCATGGCCCGGCCAACGACATCAACGGAGAACCTGCCATGAGCTGTTACCGATACGTCCGTTCGTCACGCGGCCGGGGCGTGGATATCAATATGGCCCCGCTCATTGACATGATCTTCATTCTCCTGATCTTTTTCATCGTCACATCCTCCTTTGTGCGGGACGCGGGCGTGGAAGTGGAACGGCCCGGCGCCGACACCGCCCAGACCGCGGACCGGCCCACCATCCAGGTGGGCATCACGGAAAACGGCTCCATCCACATGGACGGCGAACCCGTGGACATCCGCTCGGTGCGGCCCCGCGTGGCCGCATTTCTGGCCGGCTCGCCCGAGGGAGGCGTACTCGTGGTGGCGGACCGCAGCAGCCGGACTGATGCCGTGATCCGCGTCATCGACCAATGCCGTCTGGCCGGTGCGGAAAACGTGGGCATCGCGGCCCGCAATCCGTACTGACGAGGCTTGCCATGGCCGCCGCACTCCACGCTTTTACCGCTGCTACCCGCACCCTGGCCCGTACAACCCTCGGCCGCGCCCCGGCCTGGATTGGCGGCGCCGCCATCACCTTTGCCCTGCTTCTGGCCCTGCCCCTGCCCGCCATGCAGACGCCGCGCCCCACAGCCGAACCCCTGCGCGCCGCCCCCCTGACCTTTGACCAGCAAACCCCGTGGAACCGCACCCCGGAATCCATCCACGCGGAAGCCGAAACCTACGATCTGCCCAGCCTGCAACCTCCGTCGCCACAAAGCACGGACACCACGTCCGCCGCGGCCATGCCGAACGTACCAACCTTTGCCCAAGCCCTGCCCGGCCCTCGCCTGGACACCTCCCTGAGCGTTCCCGCCGCTCCCGGACCAGCGGCCCCGCCCACGGGAAGCCCGGCTTTTGCCCTTGGTCAGGTGGACACGGCCCCCCGCGTCCTGCACCGCACCAAACCGGAATACCCTGCGGAGGCGCGTCGCAAGGGACGCACCGGAACCGTGCTGTTGGGATTCGTGGTGGAAGCCGATGGTAGCGTGAGCCGGGTGCGCGTGCTGGAGGCGAACCCCCCGGGCGTATTCGACCAACACGCCATACGCGCCGTGCGGCAATGGACCTTCCGCCCCGGGGAACGTGGAGGATCGGCCGTGGCCACCCGCGTACGCCTGCCTGTCCACTTTCGCCTGGAGTGACCCATGCCGCTGTTTTCCCGAACATCTTTCATACGCGGGGCCGCGGGGCTGGTTTTGCTTCTGAGCCTTGCCGTACTCTGCGGACCGTTTGTCCGGGCTTCCAACGTCCGGGCTGATACGCACGCCCCCACGACACGGTCCCTGCCGGACCCGAAGGAGGACAGAGCCTGTCTTCAAGAGGCAGGCGCGTTGCTGGATGCCGGAGAATTCCACAAGGCCCGGACCCTGCTGCGGACCCATCTGCAAACCACCGGGCGACTGCCCGCCCACGGATATGATCCATGTGCTCGGGATGCCGCCGAAAACGAGACCACAGCGGACCCGCGTCACGAGGAATCCCGCGCCCTGACCGCCACACTCTGCTTGGCGCTGGGCAATGCCCTGTATATGGAAGGGGAAATGGCCGATGCCTACGCCGCGTTCCGCTCGGCCCGCACCGGTCTGCCCGAAGACCCGGCAGCCTGCCGCAATCTGGCCCTGGCCGCCTACGGTCTGGAACGCTGGACCGAGAGCGCGGCCCTGTTCGAAACAGCCAGCGACCTGCTGCCCAGCCCGGATCCCAAGCTGCTGCGACAGGCGGCCACGGCCTGGAGCCTTGGAGGACGAGACCAAAAAGCCGCTGGAACCATTGCCCGCGCCCTGGATCTGGTGGGCAAGCCGGATGCCGAGTGGCTGGAACTATACGCCCATCTGCACACCAAAGCGGGCAAACATCTTCAGGGGCTGCACCCCCTGTTGACGGCCCTGCGTCGCGCCCCCCAGCGCCTTTCCCTCTGGCTGGCCCTGGGCAACGCAGAATGGCGCGGGCAACGCCTGCCCCGTGCGGTGGCCGCCCTGGAAACCGCCCTGCGGCTCCGGCAACGCTCCACAACCTCCACTGAAACAGAAGATACCGTCTCGGCCGCGACCCTGCGCCGCCAGCTGGATAGCCTGTATGCCAACGGCGGCCTTCCGGCCCAGGCCGCCATGCGGCTGCTGCACCGCCCCGGGGAACAAAAAACGCAATGGCTGGATCGGGCGGCAGCCCTTTTCGACGAAGCCCAGCGACCGGAAAAGGCGCTCAACGCATTGCAACAGGCCCAGCAACAACAATTTTCGCGGGCAAGACTCCTGCGCATGGCGCGACTGTGCATGCGCTACGGCATGGACAGGCGTGCCTGCGACCTGTTCCTTCGCTATCTGGAATGTACGGGGCAACCGGGTCAACCCTCGGCAAACGGGCGTGACGATATTGATCAGGTCCGAATCCAGCTCGCAATCTGCGCCCTGGGCATCGGGAACCACGACCTGGCCCGCACCGCCCTGAAGGACATTCCGCGCACCAGCGCCAATCACGCCTACGCCGCCAAAATGCTGGAGCTGCTCGCTCCGCCCGCCGAAACTCCCTGACGGGCGCACGGACTGCGTGACACACCCGCCCGCCTGCCGCGTACCCGCCGCCCCTGGACCAACACCTTTTATTCGTCGGTATCAACGCCGTCTTCGGGTTGATCCTGACCGCTTCGCTCGTGACGCAATTCGTACCGCACCCCGCGCAAGAGGCAGAAGCACAGCAGAAGCATAATTCCGGTGAACGGCAGGGCCGCGGCAATGGCCATGCGCTGCAATCCCTCCAGCCCGCCCGTAAAGAGCAAAATCGCGGCGGTGACCGAAACCGTCAGCCCCCAGACGATCTTTTTCCCGGCCGGGGGATCCTGTTGTCCGCCCGAGGTCATCATGCCGAGCACAAAGGTGGCCGAATCCGCCGACGTGACAAAGAAGACCACCAGCAACAGCACGGTGAGCAGGGTCAGCACCGAACTCAGCGGATAAAAGGAATAGAGCTTAAAAAGCCCTGTGGACACGTCCTGCGCCACAGTTGCCGCGATGTTCGCTCCCTCCTGCAACTCCAGATGGAACGCGGATCCACCGAACACGCTGAACCAGACAAAGGTCAGCAGCGTGGGTACCAGCAGGCAGCCGGTGACGAACTCGCGTATGGTGCGCCCGCGGGAAATACTGGCCACGAACAGCCCCACGAACGGGGACCAGGAAATCCACCAGGCCCAATAAAACAAGGTCCAGTTCTGGGTCCACTCCAGCCCCCGGAACGGGTTGGTGGAAAGACTCATGGAAAAGAGGGAGGTGGCATAGTCCGCAAAGGTGCTCAAGAGCACGTTCATGATCGTGGTGGTCGGTCCCACCAGGAGCATGAAGCAAAGAATGGTGATGGCCAGCATCACGTTGGCCGTGCTCAGTAGCTTGATGCCCCGGTCCAGCCCGGTCATGCTGGAGATCATGAACAACACCGTGACCACGCCGATAATCACCAGCGTGCTGGTGAAACTGGCCTCAAACGGCAGCACCGAGGCCAGGCCGCTGTTGATCTGCATGGCGCCAAGCCCCAGCGAGGTGACGATACCGAATACCGTGGCGAACACGGCCAGGATGTCGATGGCGTACCCGATGGGTCCGTGGATGCGCTCTCCCAGGATGGGGAAAAAGCAGCTGGAAATCAGCGGCGGCATGCCCCGGCGAAACGAAAAATAGGCGATGGAAAGACTCATGACGATGTAGATGGCCCAGGGATGCACGCCCCAATGGAAAAAACTGTAGCGCATGGCAAACCGGGCCGCCTCGGGCGAGGCCTTGGCCACATACCCCGGCGGATTGAGATAATGGCTCATGGGTTCGGCCACGCCCCAAAAAATCAGACCAATGCCCATACCCGCGGCAAAAAGCATGCTGAACCACGCAAAATAGGAAAAACGGGGCTTTTCATGGTCATGGCCCAACTTGATGTTGCCGAACCGGCTGAAAGCCATGAACAGGCTGAACACCAGGAATAAAAACGCGAACAGCAGGTAGGTCCACCCGAAATCACGGATAATGGCGGCATGCAGACGGGACGACCAGGCATCCAGCTGCTCGGGCCAAATCGCGCCCACCACGATGAGCAGCAACACAATGCACAGAGAGGCCGCAAAGACAATGTTGTTCTTGAGCTTAGGCATGGTCGGCCTCCGTTGGCGCGGAGCCGTTCTCCGGGCCGGGAGCCGGAACCTCGGACGCCTCGACCTCGTCGGCCCGGGGCAGTCCGCACACACTGGGAATGATGAACACGCTGCAATGAGCGCGGTGGGGCAGCACCTCGGCCGTGGAACCCACCAGACGGCTCATGGTTCCGGGCTTGTCGGATTTGCCCGCCACGATCAGATCCACCTTCTTGGCCTTGGCCTGCCGCACGATCTGGCTGCGCACGGATCCCAACGTTTCAATCACCTCCACATGGTCATAGGCATGGGCGCACTCCCCGGCCAATCGCCGCAGGTTTTCCAGGGCGCTTTCCCGCCGGGCCGCCTCGGTGTCCGGATCCGGGGCGCGCTCGCCCACATGCAGCAGATAGAGAATCCGCGCCTTGAACCGGCTGCTCTTGAGATAGGGCATGGCCACGGCGTCCGTGAACCGAAAATCCGTGGCATAGAGCACGCTTTCCAGTTCCACCACGGGACGAAACAGCTTGGGATTGTAGATGAACACGGGCATGTTGCTCATGCGCAGGATGTCGGAGTCAATGCTGCCCAGCAGGGCGTGGCGCAACAACGCCTTGGGCTTCCAGTACAGGGCCAGGTAATCGGCCCGCACCTTGGCGGCCACCTCGGTCATGACCCGGGGGGCATAGCCATTGCGGATGCTGAACGCCGAGGCCATGCCCA is a genomic window containing:
- a CDS encoding MotA/TolQ/ExbB proton channel family protein, producing the protein MSRHTIFPLPFRTAAILFCLGLLCLQPVARAAAQPDLSSEARELDALAREIRNDTDSAEQQLAARRTALRGELEALRQKVRRQEQQLQERRERFAALGEQERTARQALAEQERDLAQIETSVLNAARDAEALFLTSLTAALVPERLGTCRSLLDGEGFPPFTDIRRLCESLFDQIRDTGAVQAETVPVLTSDGTRRSTLVVRMGETSAFCRDQGELRGISLLPGGELSVSRAALPGDAQQAAAQALDLAEQPSADHTALLVDTVVPDLSEGVWFAAESDDQGFSARLTSGGFLVWPILFAGAAGLLIGLERLWLLLRVRRTSSQTLARLEELLLSGKAEECRALCRESRDSPACRVMEAGLDHAGAPKDVLENVFHDAILKEVPRLERFLPTLSVLGAVAPLLGLLGTVTGMINTFGMMTLFGNSDPKLMSGGISEALITTQLGLGVAIPILLLHHFLERRVDRIVGDMEEKSVAFSVTLLHREPRP
- a CDS encoding MotA/TolQ/ExbB proton channel family protein, with the protein product MNGLAEHAMEQAMRLAAYVESGGAMIWPLLALSVWAWTLVLCKARQLARWRRSERPGEDVIAALLRQHSKSDCPTSDSRTASPEERWQETLTRQYLARRTGDTGLDERLLHRLAHGFQDEARRGTGTILTFAAVAPLLGLLGTVTGMIEAFDALAAWGSANPRALSGGISEALISTQTGLLVAIPVLFAGQFLRRRAQTFANRVDRFCAALAGAMARPTTSTENLP
- a CDS encoding ExbD/TolR family protein, whose protein sequence is MSCYRYVRSSRGRGVDINMAPLIDMIFILLIFFIVTSSFVRDAGVEVERPGADTAQTADRPTIQVGITENGSIHMDGEPVDIRSVRPRVAAFLAGSPEGGVLVVADRSSRTDAVIRVIDQCRLAGAENVGIAARNPY
- a CDS encoding energy transducer TonB; its protein translation is MAAALHAFTAATRTLARTTLGRAPAWIGGAAITFALLLALPLPAMQTPRPTAEPLRAAPLTFDQQTPWNRTPESIHAEAETYDLPSLQPPSPQSTDTTSAAAMPNVPTFAQALPGPRLDTSLSVPAAPGPAAPPTGSPAFALGQVDTAPRVLHRTKPEYPAEARRKGRTGTVLLGFVVEADGSVSRVRVLEANPPGVFDQHAIRAVRQWTFRPGERGGSAVATRVRLPVHFRLE
- a CDS encoding tetratricopeptide repeat protein produces the protein MPLFSRTSFIRGAAGLVLLLSLAVLCGPFVRASNVRADTHAPTTRSLPDPKEDRACLQEAGALLDAGEFHKARTLLRTHLQTTGRLPAHGYDPCARDAAENETTADPRHEESRALTATLCLALGNALYMEGEMADAYAAFRSARTGLPEDPAACRNLALAAYGLERWTESAALFETASDLLPSPDPKLLRQAATAWSLGGRDQKAAGTIARALDLVGKPDAEWLELYAHLHTKAGKHLQGLHPLLTALRRAPQRLSLWLALGNAEWRGQRLPRAVAALETALRLRQRSTTSTETEDTVSAATLRRQLDSLYANGGLPAQAAMRLLHRPGEQKTQWLDRAAALFDEAQRPEKALNALQQAQQQQFSRARLLRMARLCMRYGMDRRACDLFLRYLECTGQPGQPSANGRDDIDQVRIQLAICALGIGNHDLARTALKDIPRTSANHAYAAKMLELLAPPAETP
- a CDS encoding BCCT family transporter; the protein is MPKLKNNIVFAASLCIVLLLIVVGAIWPEQLDAWSSRLHAAIIRDFGWTYLLFAFLFLVFSLFMAFSRFGNIKLGHDHEKPRFSYFAWFSMLFAAGMGIGLIFWGVAEPMSHYLNPPGYVAKASPEAARFAMRYSFFHWGVHPWAIYIVMSLSIAYFSFRRGMPPLISSCFFPILGERIHGPIGYAIDILAVFATVFGIVTSLGLGAMQINSGLASVLPFEASFTSTLVIIGVVTVLFMISSMTGLDRGIKLLSTANVMLAITILCFMLLVGPTTTIMNVLLSTFADYATSLFSMSLSTNPFRGLEWTQNWTLFYWAWWISWSPFVGLFVASISRGRTIREFVTGCLLVPTLLTFVWFSVFGGSAFHLELQEGANIAATVAQDVSTGLFKLYSFYPLSSVLTLLTVLLLVVFFVTSADSATFVLGMMTSGGQQDPPAGKKIVWGLTVSVTAAILLFTGGLEGLQRMAIAAALPFTGIMLLLCFCLLRGVRYELRHERSGQDQPEDGVDTDE
- a CDS encoding universal stress protein codes for the protein MLQRAAVKVSLNEPKKKLLDMFAYMRNYGTSEVHLVHVRTRTNFREREKAEHALEELGTEVNELGMASAFSIRNGYAPRVMTEVAAKVRADYLALYWKPKALLRHALLGSIDSDILRMSNMPVFIYNPKLFRPVVELESVLYATDFRFTDAVAMPYLKSSRFKARILYLLHVGERAPDPDTEAARRESALENLRRLAGECAHAYDHVEVIETLGSVRSQIVRQAKAKKVDLIVAGKSDKPGTMSRLVGSTAEVLPHRAHCSVFIIPSVCGLPRADEVEASEVPAPGPENGSAPTEADHA